CCCCCTCCAGTATGCTTGGTCCACCAAGCATGGTGCGGGCACCCCCGCGGATAGTCTGTTGGCCTTTGAATCTGCAGGGGAGATTGTGGTGGTTACCTGCAAATTGGCCCAAGACGGGGCAGGAATAGTGTTGCGTTTGGTCGAAGTCTCGGGACATGGTGGTGTGTGCCGCCTAGGATTAGGGAAACTCCTGCCCCTTAGGGCTTGGGAGACGAGCATCCTGGAGCAGCCCATCGATGAGCTGTCCCTGGTAGGTCATGACTTATTCCTAGAGCTCTTGCCCTTTGAGGTGAAGACAATATACATTGAGCTTTCGAGATAATTGTAAGCATAGGTATGAACGGAGATGGTAGTTGTGTGGACACAGAAAAAACGTGCGATTGCTGCTTTAGAAGGAAAGCAGCCCGATCGAGTTCCTACATTTGAACTGGAGTTTCAGCTGACCGAGGAGCTATTTGGACGCAGTTTCCGAAGGCCTAGTGAGGCCAGTACCGATACTGAGTTTAGGGAAATCTGTCGGCATAATGCTGCCCTTTATGTGGATGTAGCAAAGGAGCTGGAATACGATATCATTATGCTGGCGGTTGCCGGGGAGGATGAGGCCGCGTTACTCGAAACTGGCCGGCACATTAAGGATCTAGTGGGAGAACAGTATCTGTTAGTTGCCCATGGGGATGGTACCTTTGCGATTCCCGATGGGAATACGATGCTAGAGTTTAGCTACTGGCTACACGATCATCCCCAAGAGGTACACGAGCATGCTAAGAAAATGATGAATGATGCCGTCGAACGGAACAAGCGGCTCTTTGACGCCGGGTTTGATGGGTTTGCCCTGTGTGCGGATTATTGCTTCAATGATGGACCCTTCATGTCCCCAAAGATGTTTAGTGAATTCGTCACACCCTATCTAGCGGAGCTTATTGCCGCAATTCGTCAGATGGGCGCATATGCAATCAAACATACAGATGGGAATATCATGCCGATCGTTGATCAATTGGTGGACTGTAATCCCCATGCTTTGCACTCCCTTGATCCGATGGCGGGTATAGATATTAAGACGATCAAGGAAACATATGGTGATCGGGTGTGCTTAATTGGAAATGTGAACTGTGCCCTGCTGCAAACAGGTACGCCTGAGGAAATTGATCATTCTGCTTTATATGCCCTTACCCACGGGAAGCCCGGGGGAGGTTACATCTACTCCACAAGTAATGTGGCATATAAGGGGATGCCCCTGGAAAACTACACGCGTATTTGGCGGATTTGGAAGGAGAACCGGGACTACTAGGATTAGGGTCATTGGTAAAGCGTGGGCTTTACCAATGACCCCATTTACTAGCTTGCGGAGTCTTGATGTATTTTCCCTTGGTGTGCGGTGAGCTCATCAGTCAGTTCATCCATGAGGTCTTGTACACTTACCAGCTTGTCTACGCGATAGGCATTGGTACCGGCGAAGGCAAACCCTCCGTCCATCTCGCCCCTTTGGGCGTGGATTAGTGCTTCAGCAATACAATAACGGGCGGTCTGGGGCCTACAGTGTTTAAGACAGTGGTACTGGCATCTTGTACGTATCTGAGTTCCGTGGGAAACCTTTTCCAGGAAGTCATTGTTAATGGCTCTGCCCGGCATGCCCACAGGGCTCTTAATTAGAACAATGTCTTCTTTTTTGGCATTAAGATACTGCTGTTTAAAACCCGGGGAGGCATCACATTCATGGGTACCCACAAATCGTGTACCCATTTGCACGCCACTTACTCCCATGGACAAGTAATTGCCAATATCTCCTCCGGTGAAGATACCACCAGCCGCGATTACCGGAATCTCCCGACCATATTTTTGCTCGAAGGGCTTGATTATCTCCAAAACATCCTGTACAAGTTTTGGCAGAGACTGGGTTGCATCATTTTGTAGTTCCTGTTCGGAAAAGCCCAAATGTCCTCCGGCCTTTGGGCCTTCTACCACGATGGCATCGGGACAGTAGTCGCTTTTCCGATCCCAATACTTACAGATCACATTTGCTGCTTTTGCTGAAGAAACAATAGGTACGATCTTTGTCTCAGAATCCTTGACTAATTCCGGCAAATCCAA
The genomic region above belongs to Limnochordia bacterium and contains:
- a CDS encoding nitronate monooxygenase family protein, translating into MQIPKLKIGDLVAKLPIIQGGMGVGISLSGLAAAVGNAGGVGVISGVEIGFDLPSYLTDKVTANRQALADHIQRARELCPKGILGVNIMTALSDFAEMVKEAVKEKIDIIFAGAGLPLDLPELVKDSETKIVPIVSSAKAANVICKYWDRKSDYCPDAIVVEGPKAGGHLGFSEQELQNDATQSLPKLVQDVLEIIKPFEQKYGREIPVIAAGGIFTGGDIGNYLSMGVSGVQMGTRFVGTHECDASPGFKQQYLNAKKEDIVLIKSPVGMPGRAINNDFLEKVSHGTQIRTRCQYHCLKHCRPQTARYCIAEALIHAQRGEMDGGFAFAGTNAYRVDKLVSVQDLMDELTDELTAHQGKIHQDSAS